A single Cnuibacter physcomitrellae DNA region contains:
- a CDS encoding SDR family oxidoreductase, translating to MTDDTSPGATLGSAHVLLTGATGFVGQAVLERLLSSHPDTRISLLIRPKSRTTGETRLATLLKKPVFRTWRERVGEEEAARLVAERVTVIPGDLANPGTLPGDIDVVLHSASTVSFDPPIDEAFQTNVDGATGLYGALLASGSDPHVVHVSTAYVGGMRKGIAPERKLEHTIDWRAENDAAKSARRRVEMASRQPEVLRGFLAKARAQHGKVGPQAVAKAAEEARIEWVTKRLVDHGRIRAESLGWTDVYTLTKAFAERVAEETWGEAGHRLSLVRPSIIESALRHPYPGWLDGFKVADPLILAYGRGQLPEFPGVPDSVLDVIPVDFVVNAIIAAAQRPAEIDEPRYYHVTSGGRNPLPFHEMYENVNEFFTKNPMPSENGDIAVPSWNFPGGRRLERNLRLQERLTSTLDDTVARLPSTKRTRRWTASLDKRQRGLDLLRYFSDLYRAYVQTELIFDDRNTRDLLDSLPEGTPEDARFDVAEIDWHDYFQNVHFPSITGLTKAFAVRKGARERTKRALPVRSDVLAVFDFEGTVVESNLVEQYLWIRSGLIPKAAWPGEFASLLLAVPSYLRAERRERGEFIRTLMRRYRGIRVDDVQRLVDGSFGEAMRSRGLSDALARVAQHRAAGHRTVLVTGADESAAAPFAQYFDDVVAGRMHSVDGVLTGYLERPPLVDEARAAWLREYAREHGMNLTQSYGYGDSHADVAWLQLLGNAHVVNPDTELYRHAQRMKWTVEDWNRTFTRSQARAGTLSMMPGHPTDASEPEKGDRTRA from the coding sequence ATGACCGACGACACCTCCCCGGGCGCCACCCTCGGCTCCGCACACGTCCTCCTCACCGGAGCCACCGGCTTCGTCGGCCAGGCGGTCCTGGAGCGCCTGCTCTCGAGCCACCCCGACACACGCATCTCCCTCCTCATCCGACCCAAGTCGCGCACCACCGGCGAGACGCGCCTGGCGACGCTGCTGAAGAAGCCCGTGTTCCGGACCTGGCGCGAGCGCGTCGGCGAGGAGGAGGCGGCACGCCTCGTCGCCGAGCGGGTCACCGTCATCCCCGGCGACCTCGCGAACCCCGGCACCCTGCCCGGCGACATCGACGTCGTGCTGCACAGCGCCTCGACCGTCTCCTTCGACCCGCCCATCGACGAGGCGTTCCAGACCAACGTCGACGGCGCCACCGGTCTCTACGGCGCACTCCTGGCCAGCGGATCCGACCCGCACGTCGTGCACGTGTCGACCGCGTACGTGGGCGGGATGCGCAAGGGCATCGCGCCGGAGCGCAAGCTCGAGCACACCATCGACTGGCGCGCCGAGAACGACGCCGCCAAGTCGGCACGCCGTCGGGTCGAGATGGCCTCGCGTCAGCCCGAGGTGCTCCGCGGCTTCCTCGCGAAGGCCCGCGCCCAGCACGGCAAGGTCGGCCCCCAGGCCGTGGCGAAGGCGGCCGAGGAGGCCCGCATCGAGTGGGTGACCAAGCGCCTGGTCGACCACGGCCGCATCCGCGCGGAGAGCCTGGGCTGGACCGACGTCTACACGCTCACGAAGGCCTTCGCCGAGCGCGTCGCCGAGGAGACCTGGGGCGAGGCCGGCCACCGTCTGTCGCTCGTGCGCCCGTCGATCATCGAGAGCGCGCTGCGTCACCCGTACCCCGGCTGGCTCGACGGCTTCAAGGTCGCCGACCCGCTCATCCTCGCCTACGGCCGCGGCCAGCTCCCGGAGTTCCCCGGCGTCCCCGACTCCGTGCTCGACGTCATCCCGGTCGACTTCGTGGTGAACGCGATCATCGCCGCGGCCCAGCGCCCCGCCGAGATCGACGAGCCGCGGTACTACCACGTCACCTCGGGCGGCCGGAACCCGCTGCCGTTCCACGAGATGTACGAGAACGTCAACGAGTTCTTCACCAAGAACCCGATGCCGAGCGAGAACGGCGACATCGCCGTGCCGTCGTGGAACTTCCCGGGCGGTCGCCGGCTGGAGCGCAACCTCCGCCTGCAGGAGCGGCTCACGAGCACTCTGGACGACACCGTCGCCCGGCTCCCGTCCACCAAGCGCACCCGCCGCTGGACCGCCTCGCTCGACAAGCGGCAGCGCGGCCTCGACCTGCTGCGGTACTTCTCCGACCTGTACCGCGCCTACGTGCAGACCGAGCTGATCTTCGACGACCGCAACACCCGCGATCTGCTCGACTCCCTCCCGGAGGGCACGCCGGAGGACGCCCGGTTCGACGTCGCCGAGATCGACTGGCACGACTACTTCCAGAACGTCCACTTCCCGTCGATCACCGGGCTCACCAAGGCGTTCGCGGTGCGCAAAGGAGCACGAGAGCGCACCAAGCGCGCGCTCCCGGTCCGCAGCGACGTGCTCGCCGTCTTCGACTTCGAGGGCACCGTCGTGGAGTCGAACCTCGTCGAGCAGTACCTCTGGATCCGGTCCGGCCTCATCCCCAAGGCGGCCTGGCCGGGCGAGTTCGCCAGCCTCCTGCTCGCCGTGCCGAGCTACCTCCGCGCCGAGCGGCGGGAGCGCGGCGAGTTCATCCGCACCCTCATGCGCCGCTACCGGGGCATCCGCGTCGACGACGTCCAGCGCCTCGTCGACGGCAGCTTCGGTGAGGCGATGCGCAGCCGGGGCCTGTCGGATGCGCTGGCTCGCGTCGCGCAGCACCGCGCGGCCGGCCACCGCACCGTGCTCGTCACGGGGGCCGACGAGTCCGCCGCGGCGCCGTTCGCGCAGTACTTCGACGACGTCGTCGCGGGGAGGATGCACTCGGTCGACGGTGTGCTGACCGGCTACCTCGAGCGACCGCCGCTGGTCGACGAGGCGCGTGCCGCCTGGCTGCGCGAGTACGCCCGCGAGCACGGCATGAACCTGACCCAGTCGTACGGCTACGGCGACAGCCACGCCGACGTCGCCTGGCTCCAGCTGCTGGGAAACGCCCACGTGGTCAACCCCGACACCGAACTGTATCGCCACGCGCAACGAATGAAGTGGACGGTGGAGGACTGGAACCGCACGTTCACCAGGTCGCAGGCACGCGCCGGTACCCTGAGCATGATGCCCGGCCACCCCACCGACGCATCGGAACCCGAGAAAGGAGATCGGACCCGCGCCTGA
- a CDS encoding lysophospholipid acyltransferase family protein gives MSKYSHLLRLPKDRFTSGVMAGFRFVAQRMLLKPVVWSITDVTVLGREQLKGFNGAFVVVANHSSHLDAPLIMGSLPQRLARYLAAGAAADYFFDVWWRRGLTALFFNAFPIDRTGTAERKGVSKKLLGRGVPLLVFPEGTRSKTGEMGEFKPGAAGLSMLCDVPIIPIALVGASDAMPRGRNWPKPGRPPVTVVFGAPMSAAPGENAEQFSARVAQEVRRLHASRTPSGDLGYDTSEKGAA, from the coding sequence ATGAGCAAGTACTCCCATCTGCTCCGTCTGCCGAAGGACCGCTTCACCTCCGGGGTGATGGCAGGGTTCCGGTTCGTCGCTCAGCGCATGCTGCTGAAGCCCGTGGTCTGGTCGATCACCGACGTGACCGTGCTCGGCAGGGAGCAGCTGAAGGGCTTCAACGGCGCCTTCGTCGTGGTGGCGAACCACTCCAGCCACCTCGACGCGCCGCTCATCATGGGTTCGCTCCCGCAGCGGCTCGCCCGCTACCTGGCAGCCGGCGCGGCCGCCGACTACTTCTTCGACGTGTGGTGGCGGCGCGGGCTCACAGCCCTGTTCTTCAACGCGTTCCCCATCGACCGCACCGGCACCGCCGAGCGCAAGGGCGTCTCCAAGAAGCTGCTCGGCCGCGGCGTCCCGCTTCTGGTGTTCCCCGAGGGGACCCGATCCAAGACCGGCGAGATGGGCGAGTTCAAGCCCGGCGCCGCCGGCCTCTCCATGCTCTGCGACGTGCCGATCATCCCGATCGCGCTCGTGGGCGCCAGCGACGCGATGCCGCGCGGGCGGAACTGGCCCAAGCCCGGTCGTCCTCCGGTCACCGTGGTCTTCGGTGCTCCGATGTCCGCTGCGCCCGGCGAGAACGCCGAGCAGTTCTCCGCCCGGGTCGCCCAGGAGGTGCGCCGCCTGCACGCGTCGCGCACCCCGAGCGGCGACCTCGGCTACGACACCTCCGAGAAGGGAGCCGCATGA
- a CDS encoding VOC family protein, whose translation MLTVTDTFQGFSVDDLEAARMFYADRLGFEAVLGDMGLEITLPGGRSVFVYAKEDHEPATFTILNLAVPDIDRAVEELAAAGVALERYDGLPQDEKGVMRGRAAGRGPDIAWFTDPAGNVLAVIGD comes from the coding sequence ATGCTCACGGTCACGGACACGTTCCAGGGGTTCAGCGTCGACGACCTGGAGGCGGCTCGGATGTTCTACGCAGACCGTCTCGGCTTCGAGGCGGTGCTCGGCGACATGGGCCTCGAGATCACGCTCCCCGGGGGCAGGAGCGTCTTCGTGTACGCGAAGGAGGACCACGAGCCGGCGACGTTCACGATCCTCAACCTGGCGGTCCCGGACATCGATCGTGCCGTCGAGGAGCTGGCCGCCGCCGGTGTCGCGCTGGAGCGCTACGACGGACTCCCGCAGGACGAGAAGGGTGTGATGCGCGGCCGGGCGGCCGGCAGGGGACCGGACATCGCGTGGTTCACGGACCCCGCGGGCAACGTGCTCGCCGTGATCGGCGACTGA
- a CDS encoding DnaJ domain-containing protein codes for MPESPAAQTPYEVLGVAAGASDDELRRAYRRLLRETHPDTGGDAARFVLVQRAWERIGTPELRAAYDRGSASRTSSPEPASYAAGARGSGSTARRPASSTVRARTYGHPGGQEREMYLALMREWVGRGVHLDDPYDPGLVQRAPREIRGWLAKAIAEETTSAIVGDLGVGFTIWNNVLTGRSIDGVGETIDHVVLGPSGLYAVQSEDWGTPVRLKKDDLVGEGIPAGYEPLHQLRGAARSLGRSLGVRFTGLVVVVPDDDLEVHAAVVERGRLAGSAVVRRAALPQLLRDGTGADRESIDRVFDLRTRLQQSLRLA; via the coding sequence GTGCCTGAGAGTCCCGCCGCCCAGACGCCCTACGAGGTGCTGGGCGTGGCCGCAGGCGCATCCGACGACGAGCTCAGGCGCGCGTACCGGCGGCTGCTGCGGGAGACGCATCCCGACACCGGTGGCGACGCGGCTCGGTTCGTGCTCGTGCAGCGGGCGTGGGAGCGCATCGGGACCCCCGAGCTCCGCGCCGCCTACGACCGCGGCTCCGCATCGCGCACCTCGTCGCCCGAGCCCGCGAGCTACGCCGCCGGTGCGCGGGGGAGCGGAAGCACGGCTCGGCGTCCCGCGAGCTCGACGGTCCGCGCCCGCACGTACGGCCACCCGGGCGGCCAGGAACGGGAGATGTACCTCGCCCTGATGCGCGAGTGGGTCGGGCGCGGCGTCCACCTCGACGACCCCTACGATCCCGGTCTCGTGCAGCGGGCTCCTCGGGAGATCCGCGGCTGGCTGGCGAAGGCGATCGCCGAGGAGACGACCTCCGCCATCGTCGGCGATCTCGGCGTGGGCTTCACGATCTGGAACAACGTCCTCACGGGCCGCTCGATCGACGGTGTGGGGGAGACGATCGACCACGTCGTGCTCGGGCCCTCCGGCCTGTACGCGGTCCAGTCCGAGGACTGGGGGACCCCGGTGAGGCTGAAGAAGGACGATCTGGTCGGTGAGGGCATCCCCGCCGGCTACGAGCCGCTCCATCAGCTCCGGGGCGCCGCCCGCTCGCTCGGGCGGTCGCTCGGCGTCCGCTTCACCGGCCTCGTCGTGGTGGTTCCCGACGACGACCTCGAGGTGCACGCCGCCGTGGTCGAGCGCGGTCGGCTCGCCGGATCCGCGGTGGTCCGTCGAGCGGCGCTGCCCCAGCTCCTCCGCGACGGCACGGGTGCCGATCGGGAGAGCATCGATCGGGTCTTCGACCTCCGCACCCGGCTCCAGCAGTCCCTCCGGCTGGCCTGA
- a CDS encoding NAD(P)H-quinone oxidoreductase, which produces MKAVVVVSPGTPSALELAEVERPDPGEHDVVIAVAAAGVNRADVLQRKGHYPSPEGAPHWPGLEVSGTVTWAGDHSGHAVGDEVCALLPGGGYAEEVVVNGSLALPIPERVGLVDAAGLMETVCTVWSNVFLLAALRAGETLLVHGGSSGVGTMAVQLGRAFGATVAVTASSSEKLAACRGLGADILIDYTMEDFVERMTSEGGADVVLDLVGGSYLARNIAALRVNGRIANIASAGSGPAELDFGALMRKRGTIRSTSLRARPLAERAEIVASVAENVWPLFESGAVRPVTGARFPLADAAEAHRLMESSSHIGKILLTT; this is translated from the coding sequence GTGAAGGCCGTCGTCGTCGTATCCCCCGGAACCCCCTCCGCTCTCGAGCTCGCCGAGGTCGAGCGCCCGGATCCGGGCGAGCACGACGTGGTGATCGCCGTCGCCGCCGCGGGGGTCAACCGCGCCGACGTGCTCCAGCGCAAGGGCCACTACCCGTCGCCCGAGGGAGCACCGCACTGGCCGGGGCTCGAGGTCTCCGGCACCGTCACCTGGGCGGGCGACCACTCGGGCCACGCCGTGGGCGACGAGGTCTGCGCCCTGCTCCCCGGCGGCGGATACGCCGAGGAGGTCGTGGTGAACGGGTCCCTGGCGCTGCCGATCCCCGAGCGGGTCGGGCTCGTCGACGCCGCCGGGCTCATGGAGACGGTGTGCACCGTCTGGTCGAACGTGTTCCTCCTCGCCGCCCTCCGCGCCGGCGAGACGCTCCTCGTGCACGGCGGGTCGAGCGGCGTCGGCACGATGGCGGTGCAGCTGGGTCGCGCCTTCGGGGCGACGGTCGCCGTCACCGCGTCGAGCTCCGAGAAGCTCGCCGCCTGCCGGGGCCTGGGCGCCGACATCCTCATCGACTACACGATGGAGGACTTCGTCGAGCGGATGACCTCGGAGGGCGGGGCCGACGTCGTCCTCGACCTGGTGGGCGGCTCCTACCTCGCCCGCAACATCGCCGCGCTCCGCGTGAACGGCCGGATCGCGAACATCGCGAGCGCCGGATCCGGCCCGGCCGAGCTCGACTTCGGCGCGCTCATGCGCAAGCGCGGCACGATCCGGTCGACGAGCCTGCGAGCCCGACCGCTGGCGGAGCGAGCCGAGATCGTGGCGAGCGTGGCGGAGAACGTCTGGCCGCTGTTCGAGAGCGGGGCCGTCCGCCCGGTCACCGGCGCCCGGTTCCCGCTCGCCGACGCGGCGGAGGCGCACCGCCTGATGGAGTCGTCCTCCCACATCGGGAAGATCCTGCTGACGACCTGA
- a CDS encoding GNAT family N-acetyltransferase — MSREVEHEPERHRYVITVDGADAGTAYYVDAEGSRVFTHTVVDPAYEGQGLGSELVAAALADTRDAGLRITPQCPFVAAWVKRHHEYDDIIDAAAD, encoded by the coding sequence ATGAGTCGCGAGGTCGAGCACGAGCCCGAGAGGCACCGGTACGTCATCACGGTCGACGGGGCGGATGCCGGCACGGCGTACTACGTCGACGCCGAGGGATCGCGTGTGTTCACGCACACCGTCGTCGACCCAGCCTACGAGGGGCAGGGCCTCGGCAGCGAGCTCGTCGCCGCCGCGCTGGCCGACACCCGGGATGCAGGGCTCCGCATCACGCCGCAGTGCCCCTTCGTGGCCGCCTGGGTGAAGCGGCACCACGAGTACGACGACATCATCGACGCCGCCGCCGACTGA
- a CDS encoding DNA-3-methyladenine glycosylase I, with protein sequence MTDAAPTPSPLVLGDDGLARPAWAAVDPLLREYYDTEWGMPVRDERGVFERLSLEAFQSGLSWATILRKRPAFREAFDDFDPDTVARYDEDDVARLLGDAGIVRNRAKVLATITNARATVALRDRGGLADLVWSFRPATTPAPVSFAEIPTTSPESTALAKALRAEGFVFVGPTTMFALMEAIGIVDTHLLGSHRRATSGVWPADEPVVG encoded by the coding sequence ATGACGGACGCCGCCCCGACCCCCTCCCCGCTCGTCCTCGGTGACGACGGGCTCGCCCGGCCCGCCTGGGCGGCCGTCGATCCGCTCCTCCGCGAGTACTACGACACGGAGTGGGGCATGCCGGTCCGCGACGAGCGGGGCGTGTTCGAGCGTCTCAGCCTGGAGGCGTTCCAGTCCGGCCTGTCCTGGGCGACCATCCTGCGGAAGCGTCCCGCCTTCCGCGAGGCGTTCGACGACTTCGACCCCGACACGGTCGCGCGGTACGACGAGGACGATGTCGCGCGGCTCCTCGGAGATGCGGGCATCGTGCGCAATCGCGCCAAGGTCCTCGCCACGATCACGAATGCCCGGGCGACCGTGGCGCTCCGCGACCGAGGGGGCCTGGCCGACCTCGTGTGGTCGTTCCGACCCGCGACCACGCCGGCACCCGTCTCGTTCGCCGAGATCCCGACCACGAGCCCCGAGTCGACCGCGCTGGCGAAGGCGCTCCGCGCGGAGGGGTTCGTGTTCGTGGGCCCGACGACGATGTTCGCGCTGATGGAGGCGATCGGCATCGTCGACACCCATCTGCTGGGTAGCCATCGACGGGCCACCTCCGGGGTGTGGCCGGCCGACGAGCCCGTCGTAGGCTGA
- a CDS encoding LLM class flavin-dependent oxidoreductase produces the protein MDIELGLDTFGDVTFDAAGEPLSHAQVLRNLVEQAVLADSVGVDFIGIGEHHREDFAVSSPEVVLAAIAARTERIRLGSAVTVLSSDDPIRVFQRFSEVDALSNGRAEVILGRGSFTESFPLFGFDLADYERLFEEKLDRFARVRDGQPAVYPPIEHGQLRTWIGVGGSPESVVRTARYGFGLMLAIIGGAPARFAPYVDLYHRAVEQLGGEALPVGVHSPGHIAETDEQAREELWPYYERHFGKLGAERGWPPVTRAHYDEEATTGSLYVGSPESVAQRIAATARTLGLGRFDLKYGNGGLPHEALMRSIELYGTVVIPRVRELLAADPA, from the coding sequence ATGGACATCGAGCTCGGGCTCGACACGTTCGGAGACGTGACGTTCGACGCGGCCGGCGAGCCGCTCAGCCACGCACAGGTGCTGCGCAACCTCGTGGAGCAGGCCGTGCTGGCCGACTCCGTCGGGGTCGACTTCATCGGGATCGGCGAGCACCACCGCGAGGACTTCGCGGTCTCGAGCCCCGAGGTGGTGCTGGCCGCGATCGCGGCGCGCACCGAGCGCATCCGCCTCGGATCGGCGGTCACCGTGCTCAGCTCCGACGACCCCATCCGCGTCTTCCAGCGCTTCTCGGAGGTCGACGCGCTCTCCAACGGGCGAGCCGAGGTCATCCTCGGCCGCGGGTCGTTCACGGAGTCGTTCCCGCTCTTCGGGTTCGACCTGGCCGACTACGAGCGCCTCTTCGAGGAGAAGCTCGACCGGTTCGCGCGCGTGCGCGACGGGCAGCCCGCCGTCTATCCCCCGATCGAGCACGGCCAGCTGCGCACGTGGATCGGCGTCGGCGGCAGCCCGGAGTCGGTGGTTCGGACGGCGCGCTACGGCTTCGGCCTCATGCTGGCGATCATCGGCGGCGCCCCCGCCCGCTTCGCGCCGTACGTCGACCTCTACCACCGGGCCGTCGAGCAGCTCGGCGGCGAGGCGCTCCCCGTCGGCGTGCACTCCCCCGGGCACATCGCCGAGACGGACGAGCAGGCCCGCGAGGAGCTGTGGCCGTACTACGAGCGCCACTTCGGCAAGCTGGGCGCCGAGCGCGGCTGGCCTCCGGTGACCCGCGCGCACTACGACGAGGAGGCCACGACGGGCTCGCTCTACGTCGGCTCGCCGGAGTCGGTCGCGCAGCGGATCGCCGCGACCGCGCGGACGCTCGGCCTCGGCCGCTTCGACCTCAAGTACGGCAACGGCGGTCTGCCGCACGAGGCGCTGATGCGGAGCATCGAGCTCTACGGCACGGTCGTCATCCCGCGCGTGCGCGAGCTGCTCGCCGCCGACCCGGCCTGA
- a CDS encoding SDR family NAD(P)-dependent oxidoreductase, giving the protein MATALVTGGTSGIGAAFARALALRGYDMVLVARNEERLAAMALELEAYGVSVETISADLAVRADVDRVAARLEDEDRPVDMLVNNAGFGLHSSLIDRDVSVHEQAFAVMCLAVLVLGGAAARAMTKRHRGTIVVVSSVAGTIATGNYSAVKAWTTAYAEGLAVELKRTGVQVTALLPGWVRTEFHQRAGIRTTSIPEQLWLDADDLVDEALRDVAKGKVISVPSARFKLLLFFTRHLPRATIRWISGNISRSRSRPVGG; this is encoded by the coding sequence ATGGCGACGGCTCTGGTGACGGGTGGGACGTCGGGCATCGGCGCAGCGTTCGCGAGGGCGCTCGCGCTCCGCGGATACGACATGGTGCTCGTCGCCCGGAACGAGGAGCGGCTGGCCGCGATGGCCCTCGAGCTCGAGGCGTACGGGGTCTCCGTCGAGACGATCTCGGCCGATCTGGCCGTGCGCGCCGACGTCGATCGAGTGGCCGCTCGTCTGGAGGACGAGGATCGTCCGGTCGACATGCTGGTCAACAACGCGGGCTTCGGGCTGCACTCGTCGCTCATCGACCGCGACGTGAGCGTGCACGAGCAGGCGTTCGCCGTGATGTGCCTGGCCGTCCTCGTGCTCGGGGGCGCGGCGGCCCGCGCGATGACGAAGCGGCACCGGGGCACCATCGTGGTGGTCTCCAGCGTGGCGGGCACCATCGCCACCGGCAACTACTCGGCCGTCAAGGCCTGGACCACCGCCTACGCCGAGGGCCTGGCCGTCGAGCTCAAGCGCACCGGCGTGCAGGTCACGGCGCTCCTGCCCGGCTGGGTGCGCACCGAGTTCCACCAGCGGGCCGGCATCCGCACCACGTCCATCCCCGAGCAGCTCTGGCTCGACGCCGACGACCTCGTCGACGAGGCGCTCCGCGACGTCGCGAAGGGCAAGGTCATCTCCGTGCCGTCGGCGCGGTTCAAGCTGCTCCTGTTCTTCACGAGGCATCTGCCGCGCGCGACGATCCGCTGGATCTCGGGCAACATCTCGCGCAGCCGCAGCCGTCCTGTGGGAGGCTGA
- a CDS encoding universal stress protein, with translation MADIVTVGYDGSDAARVALDWALRYAERAGLDVDVVYVADTSWDSPSFTAAERLKSQGEIVLASDSFHALSKAPHVAVTSRVLTGHPVDVLTEASKDSAMLVVGTYRKDAYERLTTSAVGVKVVAGASVPVVVVPQTSPGSRRGVVVGIDGAEPSGRLVEAAAVEAERLGEPLRVVSAWTLPPMSTPEFTDTTDLYDALEARAREIVDEAVAAVRITHPSLEVSGGVELDAPVTALTRAAKDASLLVLATHGRHGLSRFLLGSVTHDVVLHATSPLLVLRSAALQAV, from the coding sequence ATGGCGGACATCGTGACGGTGGGGTACGACGGATCGGACGCCGCGCGCGTCGCGCTCGACTGGGCCCTGCGCTACGCCGAGCGGGCGGGTCTGGACGTCGACGTGGTCTACGTCGCCGACACGTCATGGGACTCGCCGTCCTTCACCGCGGCCGAGCGGCTGAAGAGCCAGGGCGAGATCGTCCTCGCGTCCGACTCGTTCCACGCCCTCTCCAAGGCTCCCCACGTGGCGGTGACGAGCCGTGTGCTCACCGGACACCCGGTCGACGTGCTCACGGAGGCCTCCAAGGACTCGGCGATGCTCGTGGTCGGCACCTACCGCAAGGATGCGTACGAGCGGCTCACCACCTCCGCCGTCGGCGTCAAGGTGGTCGCGGGCGCGAGCGTGCCCGTCGTCGTGGTGCCGCAGACCTCGCCGGGCTCGCGGCGGGGCGTCGTCGTCGGCATCGACGGGGCCGAGCCGAGCGGTCGCCTCGTGGAGGCCGCGGCCGTCGAGGCGGAGCGTCTCGGCGAGCCTCTGCGGGTGGTGAGCGCGTGGACGCTCCCGCCCATGTCGACGCCGGAGTTCACCGACACCACCGACCTCTACGACGCGCTGGAGGCGCGGGCCCGGGAGATCGTCGACGAGGCGGTCGCGGCGGTGCGGATCACGCATCCGTCCCTGGAGGTCTCGGGCGGCGTCGAGCTCGACGCTCCGGTCACCGCGCTCACGCGTGCCGCGAAGGACGCGTCGCTCCTCGTGCTCGCCACGCACGGCAGGCACGGCCTCAGCCGCTTCCTCCTCGGCTCGGTCACGCACGACGTCGTCCTCCACGCCACGAGCCCGCTGCTCGTGCTGCGCTCGGCGGCTCTCCAAGCGGTCTGA
- a CDS encoding dienelactone hydrolase family protein, whose product MTSLDASLTALLDTVPAPADADIRAERVPYDHDGTALDGFLAWDAGADGPRPAVLIVHDWNGEGEYVRVRAQMLARLGYVAFAADVYGVGVRPEGDAAATTAQSFYRDLPLMRARVAAGYDVLRDDARVDPTRIAVIGYCFGGSAALEFARTGAQVRGTVSFHGSLITHAPADVARVASPLLVLTGGSDPVVPDSAVIAFQDELRTRDDLDWQVVTYSGAPHAFTRPGSPAYRPVADARSWAAMRAFLDEVMA is encoded by the coding sequence ATGACCTCCCTCGACGCCTCGCTCACGGCCCTGCTCGACACCGTCCCCGCGCCCGCTGACGCCGACATCCGCGCCGAGCGGGTTCCGTACGATCACGACGGCACGGCTCTCGACGGGTTCCTCGCCTGGGATGCCGGCGCGGACGGGCCTCGCCCCGCGGTGCTGATCGTGCACGACTGGAACGGCGAGGGCGAGTACGTCCGGGTCCGGGCGCAGATGCTGGCCAGGCTCGGCTACGTGGCGTTCGCCGCCGACGTGTACGGCGTGGGCGTCCGTCCCGAGGGCGACGCCGCCGCGACGACGGCCCAGTCGTTCTACCGGGATCTCCCGCTGATGCGGGCCCGCGTGGCGGCCGGCTACGACGTGCTGCGCGACGACGCCAGGGTGGACCCGACGCGCATCGCGGTGATCGGGTACTGCTTCGGCGGATCCGCGGCGCTCGAGTTCGCACGCACCGGAGCGCAGGTGCGCGGCACGGTGTCGTTCCACGGATCGCTCATCACGCACGCACCCGCCGACGTGGCGCGCGTCGCCTCGCCGCTGCTCGTGCTCACCGGCGGATCCGACCCGGTGGTCCCGGACAGTGCCGTCATCGCGTTCCAGGACGAGCTGCGCACACGGGACGACCTCGACTGGCAGGTGGTGACCTACAGCGGCGCGCCGCACGCGTTCACCCGGCCGGGCTCGCCCGCCTATCGTCCGGTCGCGGATGCGCGCAGCTGGGCGGCCATGCGCGCATTCCTCGACGAGGTGATGGCCTGA
- a CDS encoding MerR family transcriptional regulator, protein MTLTTPSTLSIAEAAELIGVSTHTLRYYEREGLMRDPVARSSATHRRYDEDDIGWLRFITRLRASAMPIARIKQYTVLARQGDDTTEARLDLLRSHRAEVVAQLEEIRHSLEVIDAKIDHYEQSL, encoded by the coding sequence ATGACCCTGACGACCCCGAGCACGCTGTCCATCGCCGAGGCGGCGGAGCTGATCGGCGTCTCAACGCACACCCTCCGCTACTACGAGCGTGAGGGACTGATGCGCGACCCGGTCGCGCGATCCTCCGCCACGCACCGTCGCTACGACGAGGACGACATCGGCTGGCTCCGCTTCATCACCCGGCTGCGGGCCTCGGCGATGCCGATCGCGCGCATCAAGCAGTACACGGTGCTGGCGCGTCAGGGTGACGACACCACGGAGGCGCGGCTCGACCTGCTGCGCTCCCACCGCGCCGAGGTGGTGGCGCAGCTGGAGGAGATCCGGCACTCGCTCGAGGTGATCGACGCCAAGATCGACCACTACGAGCAGTCGCTCTAG